Proteins from a genomic interval of Polaribacter sp. Q13:
- the cysM gene encoding cysteine synthase CysM: MKTKSIIDFVGNTPLVEVQNIFKKEGVTLLLKLEGNNPGGSVKDRAAYYMISEAIKRKNIRKGDTLVEATSGNTGIALALMAKVLGVNMVLTMPENSTIERVKTMRAYGAKVILTPADKGIEGAIDYALKLKYKKGYFRLNQFDNFDNPKAHFNTTGPEIWRDTEGEVTHFVSAMGTTGTITGVSDYLKSQNENITIIGAQPKDGAKIPGIRKWSEEYMPAIFKRKKIDQIFEVSEEEAKEMTIRLAKEEGIFAGMSSGGSVATALKVANSIDKGVIVAIICDRGDRYLSSDIYE, from the coding sequence ATGAAGACCAAAAGTATCATAGATTTTGTTGGAAACACACCACTTGTAGAAGTGCAAAACATCTTTAAAAAAGAAGGGGTAACTTTATTGTTAAAGCTAGAAGGTAATAATCCTGGTGGAAGTGTTAAAGATAGAGCTGCTTATTATATGATTTCTGAAGCCATCAAAAGAAAAAATATAAGAAAAGGAGATACTTTGGTAGAAGCAACTAGTGGTAACACTGGTATTGCATTGGCTTTAATGGCAAAAGTTTTAGGTGTAAATATGGTGCTTACAATGCCAGAAAATTCTACAATAGAGCGAGTTAAAACGATGCGTGCTTACGGAGCAAAAGTTATTTTAACTCCTGCAGATAAAGGGATTGAAGGAGCTATTGACTATGCTTTAAAATTGAAATATAAAAAAGGATATTTTCGCTTAAATCAATTTGATAATTTTGATAATCCGAAAGCACATTTTAATACAACGGGACCAGAAATTTGGAGAGATACAGAAGGGGAAGTAACTCATTTTGTTTCTGCCATGGGAACTACTGGAACCATTACAGGAGTTTCTGATTATTTAAAATCACAAAACGAAAACATCACCATTATAGGAGCACAACCTAAAGATGGTGCTAAAATACCTGGAATTAGAAAATGGTCTGAAGAATATATGCCAGCTATTTTTAAACGAAAAAAAATAGATCAAATATTTGAAGTAAGTGAAGAAGAAGCAAAAGAAATGACCATTCGTTTAGCAAAAGAAGAAGGCATCTTTGCAGGAATGAGTTCTGGAGGATCTGTTGCAACCGCTTTAAAAGTAGCTAATTCTATAGATAAAGGTGTTATTGTTGCTATTATTTGCGATAGGGGAGACCGTTATTTATCATCAGATATCTACGAATAA
- a CDS encoding homocysteine S-methyltransferase family protein produces the protein MSNIYKALQERILVLDGAMGTMLQAYKFTEEDFRGERFKDYPTPLQGNNDLLSITQPEAIKTIHGKYFEAGADIIETNTFSGTTIAMADYQMEDLVYELNYQSAKIAKEVADEFTAKEPHKPRFVAGSIGPTNRTASMSPDVNDPGYRAVTFDELRIAYKQQVEALIDGGVDILLVETVFDTLNAKAALFAIEEVKDERGIEIPIMLSGTITDASGRTLSGQTAEAFLISVSHIPLLSVGFNCALGANLLQPHLQAIANKTDFAISAHPNAGLPNAFGEYDETAEEMGEQIEEYLKKDLINIIGGCCGTSPAHISEIAKIAAKYKPREFVVNK, from the coding sequence ATGTCAAATATATATAAAGCTTTACAAGAAAGAATTTTGGTTTTAGATGGTGCAATGGGTACCATGCTACAAGCCTATAAATTTACAGAAGAAGATTTTAGAGGAGAACGTTTTAAAGACTATCCAACACCTTTACAAGGTAATAACGACTTATTATCTATTACGCAACCAGAAGCTATTAAAACCATTCATGGTAAATATTTTGAGGCTGGTGCAGATATTATAGAAACCAATACTTTTTCTGGTACTACAATTGCCATGGCAGATTATCAGATGGAAGATTTGGTCTATGAACTAAATTATCAATCTGCAAAAATTGCCAAAGAAGTTGCCGATGAGTTTACAGCAAAAGAACCACACAAACCTCGTTTTGTAGCAGGTTCTATTGGTCCAACAAATAGAACGGCAAGCATGTCTCCAGATGTAAATGATCCTGGTTATAGAGCCGTTACTTTTGATGAATTAAGAATTGCATACAAACAACAAGTAGAAGCTTTAATAGATGGTGGTGTAGATATATTGCTTGTAGAAACGGTTTTTGATACTTTAAATGCAAAAGCAGCTTTATTTGCCATTGAAGAAGTAAAAGACGAACGAGGAATTGAGATTCCAATCATGTTAAGTGGTACCATTACAGATGCTTCAGGTAGAACTTTATCTGGGCAAACTGCAGAAGCTTTTTTAATCTCTGTGTCTCATATTCCATTATTATCTGTAGGATTTAATTGTGCCTTAGGAGCCAATTTATTACAACCGCACTTACAAGCTATTGCCAATAAAACAGATTTTGCTATTTCTGCACATCCAAATGCAGGATTGCCAAATGCTTTTGGTGAGTACGATGAAACTGCAGAAGAAATGGGTGAGCAAATAGAGGAGTATTTAAAGAAAGATTTAATCAATATTATTGGTGGATGTTGTGGTACAAGTCCTGCTCATATAAGCGAGATTGCTAAAATTGCAGCAAAATACAAACCGAGAGAATTTGTAGTAAATAAATAG
- a CDS encoding antibiotic biosynthesis monooxygenase, with protein sequence MILEVAVLNIKKGLSKDFEASFEKAESIISSKKGYVSHQLKKCVEQKDKYILLVNWETIEDHEIGFRKSDEYKEWKELLHHFYDPFPIVEHYV encoded by the coding sequence GTGATTTTAGAAGTAGCCGTTTTAAACATAAAGAAAGGTCTGTCTAAAGATTTTGAAGCTAGTTTTGAGAAAGCAGAAAGTATCATTTCTTCTAAAAAAGGATATGTTTCTCATCAGTTGAAAAAATGTGTAGAGCAAAAAGATAAATATATCTTACTCGTAAATTGGGAAACAATTGAAGATCACGAAATTGGGTTTAGAAAATCTGATGAATATAAAGAATGGAAAGAATTATTACATCATTTTTATGATCCTTTTCCTATTGTAGAACATTATGTTTAA
- a CDS encoding YhcG family protein: MSLLSKTFIHSVKELIVTAQQNAIRSVNQQRVLMYWHIGQHIIEEEQKGKERADYGAYLIKTLAEELIKDFGSGFSIRQLELCRQFYTVFPITNALRSQLNWTQYKLLFRIENEDKRTYYIEESCNNNWSARQLERQINSQLYERLLLSNDKEKVLAVAKKEVEIEHPKDIIKDPMILEFLGLKPQESYYEKDLEKALITNIQAFLLELGNGFSFVSRQKRIQIEDDEYFIDLVFYNRLLKCFVIIEIKTQKLSHQDIGQLQMYVNYYDRTEKQEDENNTIGILLCTDKNDTMVEYALPKNNTTILASKYELYLPKKEEITKIVTTVLDNK; encoded by the coding sequence ATGTCACTTCTTTCAAAAACATTTATACATTCTGTAAAGGAACTTATTGTTACCGCGCAGCAAAACGCAATAAGGTCTGTAAACCAACAACGTGTTTTGATGTATTGGCATATTGGACAACATATAATTGAAGAAGAACAAAAAGGAAAAGAGCGTGCAGATTATGGTGCTTATCTTATAAAAACACTCGCTGAAGAACTGATAAAAGATTTTGGAAGCGGATTTTCTATTAGACAATTAGAATTGTGTAGACAGTTTTATACTGTTTTTCCAATTACGAACGCACTGCGTTCGCAATTGAATTGGACGCAATACAAGTTGCTATTTCGTATAGAAAATGAGGACAAAAGAACATATTATATAGAAGAGTCTTGTAATAATAATTGGAGCGCCAGACAACTAGAAAGGCAAATAAATAGTCAATTGTACGAACGTTTACTTTTAAGTAATGATAAAGAAAAAGTGTTGGCTGTTGCTAAAAAGGAAGTGGAAATAGAGCACCCTAAAGACATTATTAAAGATCCAATGATTTTAGAGTTCTTAGGTTTAAAGCCTCAAGAAAGTTATTACGAAAAAGATTTAGAAAAAGCACTAATTACTAATATACAAGCTTTTCTTTTAGAGTTAGGAAATGGTTTTTCTTTTGTTTCAAGACAAAAAAGAATACAAATAGAAGATGATGAGTATTTTATAGATTTAGTATTTTACAATAGATTGTTAAAATGTTTTGTAATCATAGAAATTAAAACACAAAAACTTTCTCATCAAGATATTGGTCAGTTACAAATGTATGTGAATTATTATGATAGAACTGAAAAACAAGAAGATGAGAATAATACCATAGGTATACTCCTTTGTACCGATAAAAACGACACAATGGTAGAGTATGCGTTGCCAAAAAACAATACTACAATTTTAGCAAGTAAATATGAATTATATTTGCCTAAAAAGGAAGAAATCACAAAAATAGTAACAACTGTTTTAGATAATAAATAG